Part of the Maridesulfovibrio sp. genome, AAAAATGGTTTCGAAGGTCTTGTGAGTATGTTAATTTCTTACCTGAACCGTCTGGTTTAGCTTATTAGTATAAGGAGAAATAATATGGGTCGTACTGTAGCTATTGATATTGATGCTTGTATCGGATGTGAAGCTTGTGTTGAAGAATGCCCTGATGTTTTTGCAATGGGCCCCGGAGATCTTGCTCAGGTTACTAATCCCGACGGAGCTGATGAAGAGTGCATTGAGTCGGCAATGGATATGTGTCCTGTAAACTGTATTATTTGGGAAGATTAAAAAAGTCATAAAAAATATCTCCCTTGACCTGAATCAAATACTTTTACCCGTTGTTTTCCTAATTTGGACTCAACGAATGAGAAAGCAATTCTGAATGCGGGGTATCGCGGATGATACACCGCATTCAGGTAAAACTTTAAAAAAGTATTTAACGGGAAGGGAGAAAAATTATGGCATTTGATCTGAATCAAATACTTAAAAAGGTTACTTCGATATTCGGTAATGAAGAAGTAGAAAACCAATTACCTGAAAAGGAGTTTAGAATGTTTTGTAACCAGTGTGAACAGACAGCGAAAGGACAGGGATGTACCGTTAAGGGTGTTTGCGGAAAGACTGATGAAGTTTCTGCGATCCAAGATCTTCTGGTACAGGTTCTCGTAGAACTCGGTACCGTTGCCACCGCAGCTCGCAAGGAAGGCATCGCGGTTTCCAACGAAGTTAACCGCCTCACCGCTGAAGGCGTGTTCTCCACCCTGACCAATGTTAACTTTGATGACGAAAGATTTGTTCCTGTCATTAAGGATGTTGCTGCTGCTCGTGACGAACTGGCTGCCAAGGTCAGTGCAGACTGTGGCAGGCTGACCAAGGTTGCAGGCACCGCTGCTGAACTGAGCAAGCAGGGCGAAGCATTCCCCGTAACTTCCTTTGATGAAAATGAAGACCTACGTTCCTTGAAGCAGATCCTTGTATACGGCCTCAAGGGTGTTGCAGCTTATACTGATCATGCTGCCATTCTTGGTCAGGAAGACGATGAACTCTACGCTCAGATTCACGAAGCTCTTTCCGTAGTTCCGCAGCAGCTCGGCATGGAAGAACTGGTCGGTTGGGCTATGAAGTGCGGTGAAATGAACCTCAAGGCCATGGAACTTCTTGATGCAGGTAACACCGGCGCTTACGGTCATCCGGTACCCACCGAAGTTCCCCTCGGTGCCAAGGCCGGTAAGGCCATCCTCGTTTCCGGTCACGATCTTAAGGATTTGCGCCAGCTTCTCGAGCAGACCGAAGGAACCGGAATCAATATTTATACCCACGGCGAAATGTTGCCCTGTCACGGTTACCCCGAGCTGAAGAAGTTTGACCATTTCTACGGTCATTACGGAACCGCATGGCAGAATCAGGCTAAAGAATTTGCACAGTTCCCCGGTGCTATCCTTATGACCACCAATTGCATCCAGAAGCCTGTTGAAAGCTACAAGGGCAATATTTACACCACCGGTCTCGTGGGCTGGCCCGGAGTTACCCACGTAACCAACGGCGATTTTGCCGAAGTTATCGCAAAGGCTCAGGAGCTTCCCGGTTTTGAAGCTGATACTGACAACGGTAAGGTCCTCTGTGGTTTCGCCCGTAACACCGTGCTCGGTGTAGCTGACAAGGTAATCGAAGGCGTGAAGGCCGGAGCAATCAAGCATTTCTTCCTCGTCGGTGGTTGCGATGGTGCCAAGCCCGGCCGTAACTACTACACAGATTTCGTAGAGCAGGCCCCGCAGGATACCGTTATCCTGACTCTCGCCTGCGGTAAGTTTCGTTTCTTCGACAAGCAGCTCGGCGACATCGGCGGTATTCCCCGCCTGCTGGATATTGGACAGTGTAACGATGCCTACTCCGCAATCCAGATCGCAGTAGCCCTTGCCAATGCATTCGAATGCGGCGTCAACGACCTGCCCCTGTCCCTGATCCTCTCTTGGTACGAGCAGAAGGCAGTATCCATTCTGCTGACCCTGCTGCACCTCGGCATCAAGGACATCCGCCTCGGACCCAGTCTCCCGGCATTCGTGACACCCAACGTGCTGAACTTCCTCGTTGAAAACTTCAACATTATGCCTATCAGCACCCCTGAAGAAGATCTCAAGGTAATTCTCGGTTAATTGCCTCCGGCGGCTGGGGAAGGGGAACTTTTGGGAAAAGTTCCCCTTCCCCAGACCCAATCCCTTCAAAACTTTTTAATAAGCTTCGCCCTTGTTTCCGGAAGACTTTTTACTTCAACTACAATTTATTTTTACCCGGCAGAGCGTTGTTTAAAGTTTAATACAAATTTCCGTCTTGGTTTTATTCCCAAGGCACAATTGAAGAATTACAAACAGACTAAAACCTACTAAAAGGTTTAAGTCCTCCGGCAGGATTGCCGAAGGCAGCTTAGATAAAAAGCGCGGAAGAGCATTAAATCCTAAGCCTCGCAGGGGCGCAGGAGGATAATAAAATGAAAGTATTACGTAAGATGATTAGTATAGATGAAGAGTTGTGTGACGGTTGCGGTCAGTGTGTACCGGGCTGTGAAGAAGGCGCATTGCAGATTATTGACGGCAAGGCCAGGCTTGTTGCTGAGAAGTACTGTGACGGCTTGGGTGCCTGTCTGGGTGAATGTCCCACAGGTGCTCTGAAGGTCATTGAAGTGGAAGCCGACGACTTTGATCCTGAAGCAGTTAAGGAACTGCTGACTGAACAGGGCCGTGCGGTTCCCAATCACATGCCTGATCCCAAGAGCCTGCATCTGAATGGTCCCAAGGCCAAGCCTGCTTCCGGCGGTTGCGGCTGTGCCGGGTCTAGGATTGAGGCTTTTGCTCCGGCAGCTTCTCCTTGCCAGCAGGCCAATGTGCCGACTGAAGCAGAGGCCGGACCTTCGCAACTGACCCACTGGCCGATCCAGATTCGTCTGGTGCCTGCTGATGCTCCGTTCCTTAAGGGTGCTGACCTGTTGCTGACTGCGGATTGTGTTGCCGTTTCACTTCCGGGGTATCATGAAAGATTTCTGCCCGGTAAGAAGGTGCTTATGGGCTGCCCGAAGTTTGATGATGTGCAGCTTTACGTACAGCGTCTGTCCGAAATTTTCAGCGTGAGCGGTATCAAGTCCATCACCGTGCTGGAAATGGAGGTTCCCTGCTGTTCCAATTTCAGCAGAATTGTGGCTGCAGCTCTCAAGCAGGCCGGGGCAGATATCCCGGCAGAAAAGATTATTGTAAAGCGTACCGGTGAAATCAAGGCTAAGACAACCCTTGACCAGCCTGTACCTCTCTAGGATTCGCTAAAGAAGGATTCATCTACCTCCTTTGACTATATAAGCTGAAACGGGGCATCTCCGAGTTGTTTGGAGATGCCCCGTTTCTATTTGAAAAAGACTGTTTTAATTCATAATATCCTGCTCAAAACCGGGCTGGTTGTTGGATTGATCCGGCACGTATTGCGGCTGGGCAGAAGATTGAGCCGGAGTGCGTTTCTCATATGGCCCGGAGGTGTTGACCATGGGGTAGATATCCGGTTCTTCTTTGATGGGCAGCAGGGATTTGGTCTTGGAATTGAGTGGCACGGTCCAGTCCCATGATCCAAGAATTTCACCGTCAGCAATTGTTGAAACTGCAGCGGTAACAAAAATTTGTTCCTTGCCGACGGAATATGCTCCGGCGAGCACGCATTTTTCCGGCGGGGCGAGGTCTTCATCAAGGGCGGCCATGGGAAAGCGGGAGCTGTCAGCAACAATGGCGAATCCTTTCTGGGCAATGCGGGAGGCAACCTGTTCGGTGACAACCTTGGCAAAGTCTGTCTGCAGGGTACTGCCGCGCAGCCTGAACATAGATACGGTGATGGGGGAACCCGGAGGCAGCCTTTCTTCAAGCTGGTTAGAAATCTGATCCCCGGCTTTGTAGTTCAATTCTACCATGGGGGTATTATCTTCCTTGAAAAACGGTCCGGTTGTAGGCCGCTTGCCGAGATAGTCCAATGTCCGCTCTTTATAGCCCGCTGAACATGCGCCAAGGGCCAGAAGTGCGGCCAGTGCCAGTATCAAGCTGATTGTTCTGCCTTTCATGAAAGTTCCCTGTTTTAAAATATAAGTAATATTGCAATAGTTTGCTGACGCAAAGTTGAATGCAATGAAAATGCCACGGAGTAAAAGAATCGCTTAAACAGCCTTTTGTCCCCGTGGCATTTGTATTTGTGATGGCAAAACCGGGCAGATAAAGCCGGAAAAATGGCAATCAGAGCCTGTCAGGATCAATCCAGCCGGGAAATAATTTCTCTGATCAGGGTGGACATGGCTGCTGAAGATTTAGCTGCCTGTTCGATCACGGCTTCATGGGTTGTCTCAGCCATGCAGTCCGGCAGGTTTTTGTTGGTCAGGCAGGCAATCCCCATTACCTTGATGCCCATATGCACGGCGGCAATGGCCTCAATGGCGGTGGACATGCCTACTGCATCGGCCCCCAGTCTCTTGAACATACGGGTTTCGGCCGGGGTTTCAAGGTTTGGACCGGTTACCTGTACGTAAACACCGCGTTCAAGGCGCACTCCTTTGTCCTTGGCTGCAGAAACGGCGATGGCACGCAGTTCATCACAATACACTTTACTCATATCCGGGAAGCGGACTCCCCATTCGTCGTTGTTGGGACCGGTGAGCGGGGAGTGGCCTGTGAAATTGATCTGGTCGGTGATCAGCATGAGGTCGCCGGCATCAAATTGCGGATTGAGTGCTCCGGCGGCGTTCGTAATGAAAATTCGTTTTATGCCCAGCTCTCCCATAACCCGTACCGGAGTGCAGGCTTCTGCTGCGCTGTATCCTTCGTAAATATGGAAACGTCCGCTGAATACAAGTACAGGTTTTCCTTCCATAAATCCGTAAATAAGACTGCCGGAATGCCCCTTAACTGTGGACTGCGGGAATCCCGGTATTTCCGAGTATGGAATTTCAATGGCCGAATCCAGCTTTGTGATGGCTTCGCTGAGACCGGAACCGAGAATGATCCCGGTGGCGTTAGTTTGAAAATTATCTATCTTTTCTAGTATATGCCTGCTAATAGTATGTATAGATTCCGGGGAGGTCATAGGTTGTTTTACTCGTAGTTTCGGGTTTAATGTACGGATGGTGCATAAAAATGCGCCGAGTTACCTCTATCATCCGTCTTAACTAGTAACTTAAAAGAGAACGGGATTCTATGGATTTTTCCACTTTAATCGGGATGCTGGTCGGGCTTTCCCTTGTTGTCGGTGCTATCTTTATAGGTGGGGCTGTTGATGTATTTGTCAACGTTCCCGGTATGATGATTGTTATCGGCGGAACTTTGGCCTCTATCTGCGTTGCTTTTCCTTTTGAAGAAGTTCTGCAGGCCATGGTTGCAGGGTTCAAGGCCTTTTCTTCCAGAAAGGTCAAAGTAAACGAAGTAGTGAACATCATGGTTAAGGTTGCTGAAATCAGCCGCCGTGAAGGTTTAATCGCCCTTGAGAATGTCCAGACGGAAAACGTTGTTCTGCGCAAATCATGTCAGTTGATCGCGGATAACGCCGATCCTGAGCTTATCCGGGCTACTTTGCAGATTGAAATTTCAGCCATGAAAAGACGGCATAAAATCGCTCAGGACGTATACAAACGTCTCGCCGGTCTGGCACCTGCGTTTGGGATGCTCGGTACTCTGATCGGTCTGGTTCAGATGCTGTCCAACCTGCAGGATCCGGCATCCATCGGTCCTGCAATGGCTGTAGCAATCCTGACTACTTTTTACGGTTCCCTGCTGGCGACTCTGCTTTTTATTCCAATCGGAGCAAAGCTTAGGGCCAGAACTCTTCAGGAACAGCTGCATCTTGAAATTATTTTTGAGGGTGCCAAGTCCATTCTTGAGAATAATAACCCCCGTCTGGTTTACGAGAAACTTTCTTCGTTCCAGGCTCCCAAGGACAGATCCGGAGATTAAGTCATGGATGATGAACTCCTGAAAGGTTCGTTGCTTGTGGAAGAAGAAGCTGAAGAGGATGATTCCAATGAGTGGATAACCACCTTCGCTGATTTATCCATGCTGTTGCTGGTTTTCTTTATCCTGCTTTATTCCATGTCCGAGATTGATGCTAAAAAGTTTGATATGACATTCCAGTCGGTCAGCAAATCCATCAGCGGGAAACTGCAGAAGATTGCTACCAGCAAGGTCTCCCGTGAGGAAGCCGGGGCCATTCTCAATCAGGTAGTTACCCGCAGACAGATTATCAAGGCTCAGCGGAAGGTCTTCGAAGATGTGAAATATCTCCAGACCACTAAAGGTGTGGAAGGGATCATGAGCGCCAAATTTGAGGATGGGAAAATCACTATCAAGCTGCCTTCTGATGTGCTTTTTAATCCCGGGCAGGTCCAGCTGAGTGCAAAAGGGCAGTCCGCTATAAAAGCCTTGAAGAACTTTTTTATCAGCCATCCTGATCAGTACATTAATATTAAAGGATATACTGATGATACTCAGCCCAGCAGTAATAGCAGGCTGAAAGACAACTGGGAAATTTCATCTTTGCGTGCGGTAAATGTGTTACGTTACCTTATGAAATTAGGAATTAAGCCGAATAGGCTTACCGCGACCGGGCTTGGGGAAATGGATCCCCTTGTCCCTAATAATTCGAAGCGGAACCGTCAACGTAACCGACGGGTCGAGTTTGTTCTGGATAAGATTATGACCGGACCTTAAGCTCGCGGTTATTAAAGATTAACAGAATTATGATTTCACTCTCAAAGTAAACGTGGTTTTATTTTTGGGAAAAGATTTTTAGATTATTGTTTTCTCAACGGTGTTAACCAGTTGAATGTGATTGGAGAGAAGAATGGATATTTCATTCGATAGCAGTTCGGCAAGAGGAGCTTTCCGGACCAGTCTTCCCGGACTGGCTCTCAGGATTGAAGGTTATCCTTCCACTTATAGCGTGAAGGATTTCAGTGTTAACGGTCTGGCTTTTTCTGCCGGCAACGATAGTTTTGAGGTGGATCAGCAATTCAAGGTTGATTTTGTCCTCGGCAAAAAAGAACTTTTGACCGGACTTGATATCAAAGTGGTGCGTGATATCGGCAAAGGGTTGATGGGCTGTATTTATGTCGATCTGGATAAGTATCAGGAAGCACGTCTTGATAAGCTGGTTTTGGAAGTCCAGAAACGAATGATCCTGCTGCGCAAGAAAAAAGGCGCTTCCTGATTTCAGTCGGTGATTTACTGTGTACAAAGGTGAACATAAGGTCCTTATCGCCAACCGTGGTGAAATTGCTATCAGGATAGCCAAAGCCTGTCTGGAACTTAATCAGAATTTTATCTGCGTCTATACTGAGGCGGATAGTGAAAGCGGTCATGTGCGTTTTGCGCGGGATAATGGTGGCGAGAATAGTCTTTTTTGCATCAGTTCATACCGTGATGCCAATGAAATTTTCAGTGTTGCGGATCAAAGCGGAGCCTCGGCTATTCATCCGGGATACGGCTTTTTTGCAGAGGATTTCAGGTTTGCGCGTCGGGTGGTGAAGAGGGAAAAACCGCTGATATTTATCGGGCCGTCGTGGCGGGTAATTCAGGAATTGGGTGACAAGATAAATACAAAACGTCTTGCACGCAGTTTGGGAGTACCAACCGTTCCCGGGTCCGACAGTCCTATTTATGATGAACTTGAGGCTGTCGAGCTTGCCGACAGCCTTTTCGCTTTTCAGAGGGAGCAGGGATTTCAGGCCCCGGCCATCATGGTCAAGGCATCTGCCGGTGGCGGGGGGATGGGCATTGAAGAAGTCAACGATCCTGATGAATTCCGGTCCGTATACCGCCGTATTCGCAATTACGCCAAACGTCAGTTCAATGATGAAGGCGTGCTTATCGAGCAACGTATCTACGGTTTCAACCATCTTGAAGTTCAGGTTGTTTGTGAAAGGAGCGGGCATAAACATGTTCATTTCGGGACCCGAAACTGCTCGGTGCAGAGCAGTGGCAATCAGAAACGGATTGAAGTTGCCCCCGGATTCGCGCCTGAAGAGATTCACTATATTTTTAATGCGTCCGGGGTACTGGACAGCATAACTGAACATTCCCTGTCCATGGCCCGGGCCGTTAATTATGATAACGTGGGTACGTGGGAATGGATTGTTACCCCTCGCGGCGAGCCTTTTCTTATGGAGGTCAACACCCGTATTCAGGTTGAGAACGGAGTTTCCGCTGCGATCTCGGCAATTAAGGGTGAGCGCAATGTGGATATCGTGCGCGAGCAGGTTCGCCTCGGACTTGGCGAATCCTTGGGCTATGCTCAGGATGATGTCGATCTTTCCGGAGCAGCCATTGAGTACCGCATTATCGCCGAGAATCCGGATAATGATTTTGCCCCGTGGGTAGGTACCATTGAGAAATTCGGTTGGCAGGATAAGGAGTGGCTTGAGGTTTATACTCAGGTACCCACTGACCGTCCGTATGAAATCCCCACTGAATTCGACCCCAACCTAGCCTTGGCGATTGTCCGTGGAGATAATCTGGAGCACGCCAAGGAGCGTGGTGTTAAATTTTTAAAGGGCCTGATTCTGCAAGGGCAGGACCGGGCAGGACGTAAGCTTGAGTCCAATATTTCGTATTTGATTGATAAAAGTTCAGGTTTGTTGGAATTTTAGCATTTTATGCTGAAATAATTCAGGATTTGTATGAATATCGATAAGCGCATTGACGCCCTTTCTGAAAGGCTCAACTATATTAAGGATATTTTCGGAAATCTCGAAAATGCCAATATTTCCATGCTCGGTTCAGAGCTGGATGAGTTCCGTGGTTTGCGCGGGACCATTTCAAGCAAAGATTCCCTGAGCAAGCTTGCCCGCCTAGAGGATCTGTTTTCCTTTCTCGAATCCAAGTTGGAAAAAGAGCTTACTCCCATGGACCGGGTGCGCATTGTTCGTCATCCGCAGCGCATCTGCCTGACCGATATTCTGGAAAATGTTTACGACAACTACACCGAGCTTGGCGGGCTGGGCGAGTTCAGTATTGACCCTTCCATGCTCATTGCTCAGGCCTACATTACCAGAAGGGTGGGGCAGAAAGTTGTCCACCAGCCGGTTATGGTTATTGGGCAGGAGAAAGGGCACGGGCAGGAATTCCGCAACGGCGGATCAGCCAAACCATGGGGTAATGCCAAGGCTTTGCATTACATGAAGGTTGCGCAGGCCGAGGGCATTCCTATCCATACCTATATTTTTACCCCCGGCTCATACCCTATCGAGGATTACCCTGGAGCGGCACAGCAGATAGCCAAAAATATTTATGAGATGGGCAGGATTGATGTGCCCATTATTTCCGTTATTTCCGAAGGTGGGTCCGGCGGAGCTGAAGCCATCGGTCTTGCCGACCGCAGGCTCATGCTTTCGCACGGGTATTACTCGGTAATTTCCCCGGAAGGAGCGGCGGCCATTGAAGCCAATCTCAAGGGCGGCAAACGGGTAGATAGTGTGCTGATCGGAAATTGTGCGCGCAAACTCGGTATTACTGCCGAGGAAAACCTGAATATGGGTTACATTGATCGCGTGGTGAAAGAACCTAATCTCGGGGCGAAGCCTGCCAGTTATGATTTTTTTCGCACCCTGCGTTCCGAGGTGATCCGGGCCACTAACGAAGTTTGTATTTCCGTGAAGGGGCTCAAACTTTTCCGGGCTATGGCTCTCAAGCAGAAGGGACCGGAAGAGGGTGAGGATGTCTTCATGCGCTGGGCCTTGAGCTCCCGTGCCCGTTCAAGGCTGGTTGAGAAGCGCTATGAGAAATTTCGTAACCTTTCCACATCTGCATACATGGACCAGCGCTCCTTGTTCCTGAAGATGGGGGCGGCTGTTCAGGGTGTGGCTTGGTCTACTAAATCGCTTTTTGTCTATAACCTTGTGGGGCGCACTGTGCGTGCTGCCAAACAGGGAATGGAAGAGATTCAGGCCGAGGCCCATCTTGTCAAGGAACGTACCGCAAGGCTTCTGACGAAAAACAGTGCAGAGAATGGCTCGGCGGTTAAAATTTCAAGCGATGTACGTGACAAACTACTTTGTCTTTCCACTTCTGACCAGTCTCCATGTTTTGAAGAAGGCCGCTGGAAATACAGTAGTCCCAAGTGCAAGGATGACCGTACTTTTACCTGCCCCAACTCAGCGACAGAGGGGTGCCTTGATCTCTGGGCGCCGGATTTGTTCGGAGATTTTGCCGGGGTCTGCAGTAATTGCGGGCACCATTTCCCGATGGAATATCAATGGTATCTGTACAATGTTTTCAACTATGCCGATGGTTTTGAATTCAACTCCGGCATTGAATCTGCCAACCCGCTGGGCTACGAAGGTTTTGATCTCAAGCTCGACGAAGCCCGCAAGAAAACCGGGCTGCGTTCTTCCTGCATAACTTTTGAAACCCGCATGGACGGGATCAATGCCGTGGTCATTTGCCTTGCTGCTCCGTTCAGGGGCGGTTCTGTGGGCGCGGCTGAAGGTGAAAAGATCATCCGTGCTGCTGAAAGGGCTCAGCGCAAGCAGCTGCCGCTTATTTTTTATGCTCATGGAACTGCCGGAATCCGTATTCAGGAAGGGACCAACGGGGTGCTTCAAATGCCTCGCTGTACCATGGCTTTGCGCAAGTATGTGGATGCCGGAGGCTTATATCTGGTGATCTACGATACCAATTCATATGGTGGTTCCGTGGCAAGTTTTCTGGGATGTTCACCTTATCAGTTCGGAATACGCTCTTCCAAGATCGGTTTTGCCGGCCCAAGGGTTATTACCGAAACGACCGGGATTCCCGTACCGCCTAATTATCACAATGCATGGAATGCACTTGCACGCGGACATATTCAGGGAATCTGGGATCGGCGCGAAATGGGCCGGAATATCGGTAAGGCGCTTATGACCATGGGTGGCCGTAATTTGTATTATAGATAAATATACCTACATTTGTGTAGGTGCTTATCGTAAAGTGTTTTCTGTGTTAGGGAGTTTCGCAGCAGGTTGACTTTGCCTGATAATGTCTGCAAATTGCCCGAACCGGATGCCGGGCTCAAGGGATCCGGTTTTTAAATGTAATAATAATGACCTCCGTCCAATGTGGCGGGATATAAGTAAAAATAATCTAGAGGTTAATATAATGCTGAATATTAAGGAAATGCTTGAAGGTATCAAGGCCTCTCCTTACGAGGAAATTGAAATATCCGTTCCCCACACCGGAACTGTTGAATTCACCGGCCTTAAGGTTGGCGACAAAGTGAAAGGCCCTACCGGTGAATGG contains:
- a CDS encoding ferredoxin codes for the protein MGRTVAIDIDACIGCEACVEECPDVFAMGPGDLAQVTNPDGADEECIESAMDMCPVNCIIWED
- a CDS encoding PilZ domain-containing protein, translated to MDISFDSSSARGAFRTSLPGLALRIEGYPSTYSVKDFSVNGLAFSAGNDSFEVDQQFKVDFVLGKKELLTGLDIKVVRDIGKGLMGCIYVDLDKYQEARLDKLVLEVQKRMILLRKKKGAS
- the hcp gene encoding hydroxylamine reductase; the protein is MFCNQCEQTAKGQGCTVKGVCGKTDEVSAIQDLLVQVLVELGTVATAARKEGIAVSNEVNRLTAEGVFSTLTNVNFDDERFVPVIKDVAAARDELAAKVSADCGRLTKVAGTAAELSKQGEAFPVTSFDENEDLRSLKQILVYGLKGVAAYTDHAAILGQEDDELYAQIHEALSVVPQQLGMEELVGWAMKCGEMNLKAMELLDAGNTGAYGHPVPTEVPLGAKAGKAILVSGHDLKDLRQLLEQTEGTGINIYTHGEMLPCHGYPELKKFDHFYGHYGTAWQNQAKEFAQFPGAILMTTNCIQKPVESYKGNIYTTGLVGWPGVTHVTNGDFAEVIAKAQELPGFEADTDNGKVLCGFARNTVLGVADKVIEGVKAGAIKHFFLVGGCDGAKPGRNYYTDFVEQAPQDTVILTLACGKFRFFDKQLGDIGGIPRLLDIGQCNDAYSAIQIAVALANAFECGVNDLPLSLILSWYEQKAVSILLTLLHLGIKDIRLGPSLPAFVTPNVLNFLVENFNIMPISTPEEDLKVILG
- a CDS encoding MotA/TolQ/ExbB proton channel family protein, giving the protein MDFSTLIGMLVGLSLVVGAIFIGGAVDVFVNVPGMMIVIGGTLASICVAFPFEEVLQAMVAGFKAFSSRKVKVNEVVNIMVKVAEISRREGLIALENVQTENVVLRKSCQLIADNADPELIRATLQIEISAMKRRHKIAQDVYKRLAGLAPAFGMLGTLIGLVQMLSNLQDPASIGPAMAVAILTTFYGSLLATLLFIPIGAKLRARTLQEQLHLEIIFEGAKSILENNNPRLVYEKLSSFQAPKDRSGD
- a CDS encoding carboxyl transferase domain-containing protein, which codes for MNIDKRIDALSERLNYIKDIFGNLENANISMLGSELDEFRGLRGTISSKDSLSKLARLEDLFSFLESKLEKELTPMDRVRIVRHPQRICLTDILENVYDNYTELGGLGEFSIDPSMLIAQAYITRRVGQKVVHQPVMVIGQEKGHGQEFRNGGSAKPWGNAKALHYMKVAQAEGIPIHTYIFTPGSYPIEDYPGAAQQIAKNIYEMGRIDVPIISVISEGGSGGAEAIGLADRRLMLSHGYYSVISPEGAAAIEANLKGGKRVDSVLIGNCARKLGITAEENLNMGYIDRVVKEPNLGAKPASYDFFRTLRSEVIRATNEVCISVKGLKLFRAMALKQKGPEEGEDVFMRWALSSRARSRLVEKRYEKFRNLSTSAYMDQRSLFLKMGAAVQGVAWSTKSLFVYNLVGRTVRAAKQGMEEIQAEAHLVKERTARLLTKNSAENGSAVKISSDVRDKLLCLSTSDQSPCFEEGRWKYSSPKCKDDRTFTCPNSATEGCLDLWAPDLFGDFAGVCSNCGHHFPMEYQWYLYNVFNYADGFEFNSGIESANPLGYEGFDLKLDEARKKTGLRSSCITFETRMDGINAVVICLAAPFRGGSVGAAEGEKIIRAAERAQRKQLPLIFYAHGTAGIRIQEGTNGVLQMPRCTMALRKYVDAGGLYLVIYDTNSYGGSVASFLGCSPYQFGIRSSKIGFAGPRVITETTGIPVPPNYHNAWNALARGHIQGIWDRREMGRNIGKALMTMGGRNLYYR
- a CDS encoding purine-nucleoside phosphorylase is translated as MTSPESIHTISRHILEKIDNFQTNATGIILGSGLSEAITKLDSAIEIPYSEIPGFPQSTVKGHSGSLIYGFMEGKPVLVFSGRFHIYEGYSAAEACTPVRVMGELGIKRIFITNAAGALNPQFDAGDLMLITDQINFTGHSPLTGPNNDEWGVRFPDMSKVYCDELRAIAVSAAKDKGVRLERGVYVQVTGPNLETPAETRMFKRLGADAVGMSTAIEAIAAVHMGIKVMGIACLTNKNLPDCMAETTHEAVIEQAAKSSAAMSTLIREIISRLD
- a CDS encoding flagellar motor protein MotB — its product is MDDELLKGSLLVEEEAEEDDSNEWITTFADLSMLLLVFFILLYSMSEIDAKKFDMTFQSVSKSISGKLQKIATSKVSREEAGAILNQVVTRRQIIKAQRKVFEDVKYLQTTKGVEGIMSAKFEDGKITIKLPSDVLFNPGQVQLSAKGQSAIKALKNFFISHPDQYINIKGYTDDTQPSSNSRLKDNWEISSLRAVNVLRYLMKLGIKPNRLTATGLGEMDPLVPNNSKRNRQRNRRVEFVLDKIMTGP
- a CDS encoding biotin carboxylase N-terminal domain-containing protein — protein: MYKGEHKVLIANRGEIAIRIAKACLELNQNFICVYTEADSESGHVRFARDNGGENSLFCISSYRDANEIFSVADQSGASAIHPGYGFFAEDFRFARRVVKREKPLIFIGPSWRVIQELGDKINTKRLARSLGVPTVPGSDSPIYDELEAVELADSLFAFQREQGFQAPAIMVKASAGGGGMGIEEVNDPDEFRSVYRRIRNYAKRQFNDEGVLIEQRIYGFNHLEVQVVCERSGHKHVHFGTRNCSVQSSGNQKRIEVAPGFAPEEIHYIFNASGVLDSITEHSLSMARAVNYDNVGTWEWIVTPRGEPFLMEVNTRIQVENGVSAAISAIKGERNVDIVREQVRLGLGESLGYAQDDVDLSGAAIEYRIIAENPDNDFAPWVGTIEKFGWQDKEWLEVYTQVPTDRPYEIPTEFDPNLALAIVRGDNLEHAKERGVKFLKGLILQGQDRAGRKLESNISYLIDKSSGLLEF
- a CDS encoding 4Fe-4S binding protein produces the protein MKVLRKMISIDEELCDGCGQCVPGCEEGALQIIDGKARLVAEKYCDGLGACLGECPTGALKVIEVEADDFDPEAVKELLTEQGRAVPNHMPDPKSLHLNGPKAKPASGGCGCAGSRIEAFAPAASPCQQANVPTEAEAGPSQLTHWPIQIRLVPADAPFLKGADLLLTADCVAVSLPGYHERFLPGKKVLMGCPKFDDVQLYVQRLSEIFSVSGIKSITVLEMEVPCCSNFSRIVAAALKQAGADIPAEKIIVKRTGEIKAKTTLDQPVPL